The following proteins are encoded in a genomic region of Ornithodoros turicata isolate Travis chromosome 6, ASM3712646v1, whole genome shotgun sequence:
- the LOC135396379 gene encoding uncharacterized protein LOC135396379: MHVCERSLRGKECKVQMPNLTGPRDSIEANSSTSSDVIPEVCPLGSLDSLGNHDIDEDDMKESRLMNLLDSASDYFYSLFYCGYRSLFVDTYQFEDFVFYSLWMLCLHFCITEKLPNIVRASH, translated from the exons ATGCACGTGTGCGAGAGATCTCTGAGAGGAAAGGAATGTAAAGTGCAG ATGCCGAACCTTACCGGTCCACGTGACAGCATCGAAGCCAACAGCAGCACATCGTCGGACGTAATCCCCGAGGTGTGCCCACTCGGATCGTTGGATTCACTGGGCAATCACGACATCGACGAGGACGACATGAAGGAGTCAAGGTTAATGAACCTGCTCGACTCTGCCAGCGACTATTTCTACAGCCTCTTCTATTGCGGATACAGAAGCTTGTTCGTGGACACTTACCAATTCGAGGACTTCGTCTTTTACTCCCTGTGGATGTTGTGCCTTCACTTCTGCATCACAGAGAAGCTCCCGAACATCGTGCGAGCTTCGCATTGA